In one window of bacterium DNA:
- a CDS encoding multidrug efflux SMR transporter, whose translation MPWLILVVAGLFEVLWAALMKMSQGFTLFWPSAGTVAAMTVSVVLLGVAMKSLPLGTAYAVWTGIGAVGSVLVGIFFMGEPHDWPRLLFLFLILTGLVGLKLVTK comes from the coding sequence ATGCCCTGGCTGATCCTGGTTGTGGCGGGCCTGTTCGAGGTGCTCTGGGCCGCGCTGATGAAAATGTCGCAGGGATTCACTCTGTTCTGGCCCTCGGCCGGGACAGTGGCCGCCATGACCGTGAGCGTGGTGCTGCTGGGAGTGGCGATGAAAAGCCTGCCCCTGGGCACGGCCTACGCGGTCTGGACCGGGATCGGGGCGGTCGGGTCGGTGCTGGTCGGAATATTTTTCATGGGCGAGCCGCACGACTGGCCGCGGCTGCTCTTCCTGTTCCTCATCCTGACCGGGCTGGTCGGGCTCAAGCTGGTGACCAAGTAG